CACTGACGCCTTCGCCGGCAAGCCTGGCTTCTACAAGGCCGGTGTTTCAGGCATAAAAAAGGGGCGCATCGAATGCGCCCCTTTCAGTCCAGCGGACAAGATCAGAACGCCGGCAATACCGCGCCTTTGTACTTCTCGAGAATGAACGCTTTGACTTCCGGGCTGTGCAGCGCGGCGACGAGTTTCTTCATCGCGTCGCTGTCCTTGTCGTCCGGGCGCGCGACGAGGATGTTCACGTAAGGCGAGTCGTTGCCTTCGATCACCAGCGCGTCCTTGGACGGATCAAGCTTGGCTTCCAGCGCGTAGTTGGTGTTGATCAGCGCCAGGTCAACCTGAGTCAGCACACGCGGAATGGTCGCGGCTTCCAGTTCACGGATTTTCAGGTCCTTCGGATTCTGTGCGATGTCCTTGACCGTCGACAGAATGCTGGTTGGATCCTTCAGCGTGATCAGCCCAGCCTTCTGCAGCAGCAACAACGCACGACCGCCATTGGTAGCGTCGTTCGGAATCACCACGTTGGCACCGCCCGGCAATTCGGCCAGGGCTTTGTACTTGCTCGAGTACGCGCCCAGCGGTTCCAGATGCACGCCGGCCACAGCAACCAGATTGGTAGTGCGCGCCTTGTTGAACTCATCCAGGTACGGCTGGTGCTGGAAGAAGTTGGCGTCCAGACGTTTTTCGGCAACCTGCACGTTCGGCTGGATGTAGTCGGTGAACACCTTGACGTTCAGGGTCACGCCTTCTTTGGCCAGGGTCGGCTTCACGAATTCGAGAATTTCCGCATGTGGCACCGGCGACGCGGCGACGGTCAGGGTTTCATCAGCCTGGGCGGAGAACGCCGCAACAGCGGCCAATGCGACGAGTAGTTTTTTCATTCAGCTAACTCCTTGTGTTTACCCGCATGAGGCGCCCGTTTGGCGCCTGCCAGCGAATGGCCGGCTCAGCGCCGGGCTACGCGAAACATTTATTTTCTGGAAAAGTGTACGACCAGTTTGTCGCCAACCATTTGCAGCACTTGCACCAGCACCAGTAACAGCACGACGGTGACGATCATCACATCGGTCTGGAAACGCTGGTAGCCGAAACGGATCGCCAGGTCACCCAAACCACCGGCGCCGACCACACCGGCCATTGCCGTGTAGGAAACCAGTGTAATCGCCGTCACCGTAATCGCTGCATAGATGCCCGGACGGGCTTCCGGCAGCAACGCATTGATGATGATCTGCTTGGTCGTCGCGCCCATCGCCTGGGTCGCTTCGATGATGCCGCGATCGACTTCGCGCAACGCGGTTTCCACCAGACGCCCGAAGAACGGCGTGGCGCCCACCACCAATGGCGGGATCGCGCCGGCGACGCCGAGCGAAGTGCCGGTGATCAACACGGTGAACGGGATCATCACGATCAGCAGAATGATGAACGGCAGCGAACGCAGAATGTTCACCACCAGCGACAGCACCGCATAAACGCCGCGCGATTCCAACAACTGGCGCGGGCTGCACAGGAACAACAGCACGCCCAGCGGCAGGCCGAGCAAAATCGTGAACAGCAGCGAACCGCCGAGCATCAGCAGGGTGTCGCCGGTAGCGAGCCAGATTTCGAACCAGTCGATATTGGCGAAGAAACTCATCAGGGCCTCCATCAGCGCAGCACCTCCATGTGGACGTCAGCTGCGGTGAAGCGGGCAAACGCCGCCTCCATGTCGCCGCCGGTGACCGCCAGGGTCAGTTGGCCGTACGGCGTGTCTTTGATGCGATCGATGCGACCGGCAAGGATGCTGTAGTCGACGCCGGTTTCCCGCGCGACGGTGCCGAGCAATGGCGCGTAGGTCGCTTCGCCCTGGAACGTCAGACGCACGATACGCCCCGGCACGTGAGCAAAATCATCACGCTGTTCGCTTTCGTCGATCTGCTCGTCTTCCTGGACGAAGCGCTTGGTGGTCGGGTGCTTGGGATGCAGGAACACATCGGCCACTGAGCCTTGCTCGACGATCACCCCGGCGTCCATCACCGCGACCTGATCGCAAACGCGGCGGATCACGTCCATTTCGTGGGTGATCAGCACGATGGTCAGCTTCAGCTCGCGGTTGATCTCGGCGAGCAATTGCAGGACCGACGCAGTGGTCTGCGGGTCCAGCGCGCTGGTGGCTTCGTCACACAGGAGGATTTTCGGCTTGGTCGCCAGGGCGCGGGCAATGCCGACACGCTGCTTCTGGCCACCGGACAATTGCGCCGGATACTTTTTGGCGTGGTCGGACAAACCCACCCGCGCCAGCAGTTCCGCGACGCGCTGGTCGATTTCACTGCGCGACAGCTCACCGGCAAGGGTCAGCGGCAGCGCCACGTTGTCGGCGACAGTCTTGGAGGCCAGCAGGTTGAAGTGCTGGAAGATCATCCCGACCTGCTGGCGGAAGCGCCGCAGGCTGCTGGCATCGAGCGCGGTGACTTCTTCGCCATCGACGAAGATCTTGCCGCCACTGGATTCCTCCAGGCGATTGATCAGACGCAGCAGGGTACTTTTTCCCGCGCCAGAATGGCCGATCAGGCCGAAGACCTGACCGTTCTCAATCGTCAGACTGGTCGGATGCAGGGCGGGAATGTCCTTACCGGCGACGCGGTAAGTCTTATGGACGTTTTGAAACTCGATCACGTAGCGAACCTTGTGGGGCGCGTTGGAAAAGGGTCAGCGTTTAGCCGGGCGCGCATTTTAGCCTGTCCGTATAGAGGGTATTAGCATTTATTCGGCATGCAACCTTTGATTTGGCAATAACGCGATCAAAGGTCATAAAAAAGGAACGGCTGAAAACCTCATTAGTCACTATTTAAGCAACGTAATTACCGCCAGGTGCCGTGCCTGGAAAATTGCTCACAAGTCCGGCTAGGACGAGATCGCAACGAGGAGTTTACGACTGATGAGTACCAAGAAACCTGTCGCCCCCAAAAGCGCACTGGCCGGGACTGACACCCTGGACCGTGGCAACACCAATACCAAGCTCGAAAGCCTGGAAAAATTCCGCTCCGACGCCACCGAACAAGCCCTGCGCACCAACCAGGGCGTCAAGGTGTCGGACAACCAGAACACCCTGAAAGTCGGCGCCCGCGGGCCGTCGCTGCT
The window above is part of the Pseudomonas prosekii genome. Proteins encoded here:
- a CDS encoding MetQ/NlpA family ABC transporter substrate-binding protein, producing MKKLLVALAAVAAFSAQADETLTVAASPVPHAEILEFVKPTLAKEGVTLNVKVFTDYIQPNVQVAEKRLDANFFQHQPYLDEFNKARTTNLVAVAGVHLEPLGAYSSKYKALAELPGGANVVIPNDATNGGRALLLLQKAGLITLKDPTSILSTVKDIAQNPKDLKIRELEAATIPRVLTQVDLALINTNYALEAKLDPSKDALVIEGNDSPYVNILVARPDDKDSDAMKKLVAALHSPEVKAFILEKYKGAVLPAF
- a CDS encoding methionine ABC transporter permease; protein product: MEALMSFFANIDWFEIWLATGDTLLMLGGSLLFTILLGLPLGVLLFLCSPRQLLESRGVYAVLSLVVNILRSLPFIILLIVMIPFTVLITGTSLGVAGAIPPLVVGATPFFGRLVETALREVDRGIIEATQAMGATTKQIIINALLPEARPGIYAAITVTAITLVSYTAMAGVVGAGGLGDLAIRFGYQRFQTDVMIVTVVLLLVLVQVLQMVGDKLVVHFSRK
- a CDS encoding methionine ABC transporter ATP-binding protein; this translates as MIEFQNVHKTYRVAGKDIPALHPTSLTIENGQVFGLIGHSGAGKSTLLRLINRLEESSGGKIFVDGEEVTALDASSLRRFRQQVGMIFQHFNLLASKTVADNVALPLTLAGELSRSEIDQRVAELLARVGLSDHAKKYPAQLSGGQKQRVGIARALATKPKILLCDEATSALDPQTTASVLQLLAEINRELKLTIVLITHEMDVIRRVCDQVAVMDAGVIVEQGSVADVFLHPKHPTTKRFVQEDEQIDESEQRDDFAHVPGRIVRLTFQGEATYAPLLGTVARETGVDYSILAGRIDRIKDTPYGQLTLAVTGGDMEAAFARFTAADVHMEVLR